Sequence from the Fictibacillus arsenicus genome:
AGGATGGAGCTGTTAAACTTATCTTTGCTGATACTGGAGTCGGTATTGAAGAAGAACGCCTGAAAACGATTGGTGTACCGTTCTTTACGAACAAAGAAAAAGGTATAGGTCTCGGTCTTACAATCAGTAATAAGATTATTACGGAACACCAAGGGAGTTTAAAAGTTGAAAGCATTCCTGGTCAAGGTACAACTGTAGCTGTAACGCTAAAGAAAAATGCAAATAATAAAAAGCTGGTGTAACCATAGTGTGGTTAATCCAGCTTTATTTTTTCCTAACAGATGGCGGTTTTCTTTTTTTGACCAAGTTTGCCTCGAGCTATAGCTTTTTCAATATACTCAGGCGCATACGGGACTTTGCAGGCTGTATTGCCGACATCAACATGCACTTTGCCTACATGCTCTGCGACTCTTCTTGCTTCTTCACTCAATGATGTTGTACAAATTCCTGCCGCCATTACAAAACTGTTCATCGTATAGCGGACACGATTTTGTTGTGTGTGGATTGTTTCTTCAACTTTCTTGAGGAGCTTCTGGATCTCTTTTAGATCAAGTTTGTCATCAGGAGTAATGGTCACATAATTTGCAAAGGTGCTCCAACCGCATGTGGCAATCATTTCATCATCAGACTTTATCCATTCACGGGCAAGTTCCAATGCATATTCACTTTCAGAGGCCACACCTGCAACCGTATATTCAGCCAGCATGTACCAATTTGCTTTTTTCACCCATTCTTGCAGCGTTTCTTTTTCTATTTTTTTAGGGTCTACGGTAAGACCTGCTAAATACATCGCGTCAAAATTA
This genomic interval carries:
- a CDS encoding DNA alkylation repair protein, which codes for MKLEEVMTKLEEMSNEQTRSTWIRHGAQGSVYGVKIGDMKKLVKHVKKNQELALSLYETGNFDAMYLAGLTVDPKKIEKETLQEWVKKANWYMLAEYTVAGVASESEYALELAREWIKSDDEMIATCGWSTFANYVTITPDDKLDLKEIQKLLKKVEETIHTQQNRVRYTMNSFVMAAGICTTSLSEEARRVAEHVGKVHVDVGNTACKVPYAPEYIEKAIARGKLGQKKKTAIC